The DNA segment TAACTGAATAGTAGCTTGGGACATCGATGGCTGCAAAATGTGAACAAAACCAACAAGTTAATCTAAAATGTGTTCCAATAAAAGAACTGAACCCAGTGTTTCGAGTTAACATAAACTGAGAACTACCAACACACCAACAAAGGAAAGATATTGAAGTCTATGAGAAGCAACTTACTAGCAGTGTCATAGCCCTTGCAATAAAGGAAAGATAAGAACCTTGTAAACAGCCATACCTCTCACCATATGTCGAGACTTGCTTAGAGATGTCTTCTGAAGCAACCATCTGCAGAAAACATCTCATAAGTAAACGGCAATTTTTGGCCATTGAGCATGAATCATAATCGAAGGTGTCTAcaataaaaaagagaaagaaaatataaTACTCCGGATTCTAAATTCATCAAGATGGCAGACTTGATTGATTGTTTATCACGATCTAGATATTTCCAGTCAACTGCAAAGAACATCATGAAGAGCATTTCAATAACAAGCCATTGAGTGAATGTTGCTGCAAAGAaaataattgcaaaaataaagaGCAGCCAACCTTGTCCAGGTGTTGCAACAGAAAAAAGCTCCTTGATAGCAACATTAATGGCAGTTGGTACAAAATGAGAACACTGAGTCAAAAAACATATCAAGAGTAGTACTATTATACGGAAATTATCAGAAGATGACTACATAATAATTGGAAATTTGGAATAATTAAGGatcaaggaaaaaaaaaagagtaacaGGAAGGTAACAAATATGCAGGAAAAACTTCAGCTAAAAAACTTTTCAAATGCAGGCCATTTAACCATGCATATTACTAGCATTAGCAACAGAAGAGATGACTTGCATGAAAATCAGCTAGCAATGATTTGGAGATGCCAATTGCCATCTAAGAAGAAGTTTgcaattcattaaaaatttaggCACAGGAAGAACTACAACATAATTCAGCTATGCCAGTATGACTATTACAAGACAACATCATTTTACATGGAAGATGCCAACATGAATCTCCCACGGATGTCATGAATCTTGACCTTTTACTGTGCaagaaatttcataattcaaatcTACCAAAGGAAATATGAACTCCAAAATCCTGCTGTCCCATAACACCATCAAACCTGACCACAATACATAACTGACCTATAATTTTGACCACATCTACAGTGCCAAAGGAAACAGAAAACAAagacaaaaagaaaggaaagaaccTAAAAGACCAATAGATAGGAAAAATATCCCTTCCCAACAATTCAAAGAGAAAAACAATAAAAGTTAAGATATCAACTTGAGTTCCTGCTACATAAAAACATAAGGGGGCTGGACAAGATAGAGATAGAAATAGAGAAATTCATAAGAATCAGTTATGAAAGTTTAAGAGCAGACTTACAGTGGTAGCTTGCATTCCAATATGCCACTATGATTGTAAATGCTGATAATGACTGAACTTTTGGATACTCATCCAAGATTTGCTCTTAATATAACCAATACACTTTCATGCTGACtggatcaaattaaataaaatagtaaagACACTAAGTGTATAATTGCAAAAGAAGTTTGTAAATAAAGAGATACACAAAAATACAGAATTATCTCCTCATTTATCGttgtttttcttctcttttctttctcttttcctttcctcTTTATTTCTCAAGGCAGCAGCCATTCCTGGCAGCAACCTCcctattttggttttttttctccTCTCTCGAAATTCAGACATTTAATCTGAAATTGCACAAAACTACTTAGCACAAAAACAGGAAGATTAAGACTTACCTGTTCATTGACCTCTCAATC comes from the Gossypium hirsutum isolate 1008001.06 chromosome A06, Gossypium_hirsutum_v2.1, whole genome shotgun sequence genome and includes:
- the LOC107962702 gene encoding uncharacterized protein isoform X1, translating into MQATTCSHFVPTAINVAIKELFSVATPGQVDWKYLDRDKQSIKSAILMNLESGMVASEDISKQVSTYGERYGCLQGSYLSFIARAMTLLPSMSQATIQLALSSSENQNCFPVLNSTSIFSSSLKIGSLGAFIVNKKLLIPLPRQGTYYSDIASED
- the LOC107962702 gene encoding uncharacterized protein isoform X2, encoding MQATTELFSVATPGQVDWKYLDRDKQSIKSAILMNLESGMVASEDISKQVSTYGERYGCLQGSYLSFIARAMTLLPSMSQATIQLALSSSENQNCFPVLNSTSIFSSSLKIGSLGAFIVNKKLLIPLPRQGTYYSDIASED
- the LOC107962702 gene encoding mitochondrial-processing peptidase subunit alpha isoform X3; the encoded protein is MQATTCSHFVPTAINVAIKELFSVATPGQVDWKYLDRDKQSIKSAILMNLESGMVASEDISKQVSTYGESHRCPKLLFS